A single window of Nasonia vitripennis strain AsymCx chromosome 4, Nvit_psr_1.1, whole genome shotgun sequence DNA harbors:
- the LOC107981049 gene encoding uncharacterized protein LOC107981049 has product MPGHRQPNSLEGLALGRVCQLLDGTCRRLQVLSQESSAAQVLAYAKQTIRPYYANALTARLRSQVIEETSRMLYGPSTDGSTLISGPAPLYLLALLLGHDIKRLKVNLCCYYGCSHQTSLLKLLATEGVGLESLELARSALLRLDCKLLRSALLNMKNLQRLTLRNIASDAVLQVVGKACPKLIILDVACSRQVTDVGLKQLLLHVEFRDRIPNPASQESSTSWSRLKGLLAKLKMRGPKSEKREKQVLLDHCESRNFLCDTLRVLNVANTGVTSTGVLLALMHVPQLESLAEYSHMGRVVEIMNRGVMDFKAPFSLTQARSCRTTQARLELLAQACPRLEKLHIAEPHHPPEALQLFPYVTSLSVHSIPVQKEWLEGFYGYLRTNGQNLKELELRIAQSEVPLDIDLKEIFFCCPNLRTFTKDGSNVVWSAGPDPPVLKHLRRVQVGRTVSALTITKILSLAPELTALHVHSCFDLTNEQLEKLLTEPAKPVKSYGLGLRRSEAVVQHNSLVRNLECFYIYEASKVSASTVLNMFKSCGKLRRIGNLANWGLDCEGVRTLRNTLAKANLDVDLCPGSHWFWSDCIQ; this is encoded by the coding sequence ATGCCCGGACACCGACAGCCCAACTCCCTGGAGGGTCTCGCCCTGGGCCGCGTCTGCCAGCTCCTGGACGGCACCTGCCGACGACTGCAGGTGCTCTCGCAGGAGTCCTCGGCGGCCCAGGTGCTCGCCTACGCCAAGCAGACGATCCGGCCGTACTACGCCAACGCGCTGACCGCCAGGCTGCGCTCCCAAGTGATCGAGGAGACCTCGCGGATGCTCTACGGCCCGTCGACCGACGGCTCGACCCTGATCTCCGGACCGGCGCCGCTGTACCTcctggcgctgctgctggggcACGACATCAAGCGGCTGAAGGTGAACCTCTGCTGCTACTACGGCTGCAGCCACCAGACCTCGCTGCTCAAGCTCCTGGCCACCGAGGGCGTGGGTCTCGAGTCCCTCGAGCTGGCCAGGTCGGCCCTGCTCAGACTCGACTGCAAGCTCCTCAGATCGGCGCTGCTCAACATGAAGAACCTCCAAAGACTGACGCTGCGCAACATCGCCAGCGACGCCGTGCTCCAGGTCGTCGGCAAGGCCTGTCCCAAGCTCATCATCCTCGACGTCGCCTGCTCCAGGCAGGTCACCGACGTAGGGCTCAAGCAGCTCCTGCTCCACGTCGAGTTCCGCGACAGGATACCCAACCCCGCCAGCCAGGAGTCCTCGACCAGCTGGTCCAGACTCAAGGGCCTCCTGGCCAAGCTGAAGATGCGCGGACCCAAGTCCGAGAAGCGGGAGAAGCAGGTGCTCCTGGACCACTGCGAGAGCCGGAACTTTCTCTGCGACACGCTGCGAGTGCTGAACGTCGCCAACACGGGAGTCACCAGCACGGGCGTCCTTCTCGCGCTGATGCACGTGCCGCAGCTCGAGTCGCTCGCGGAGTACAGCCACATGGGCCGAGTCGTCGAGATCATGAACCGCGGCGTGATGGACTTCAAGGCGCCCTTCAGCCTGACGCAGGCCCGCAGCTGCCGGACGACCCAGGCCAGGCTCGAACTGCTCGCCCAGGCCTGCCCCAGGCTGGAGAAGCTGCACATAGCCGAGCCCCACCACCCGCCGGAGGCGCTTCAGCTCTTCCCCTACGTCACGTCGCTCAGCGTGCACAGCATCCCCGTACAGAAGGAGTGGCTCGAGGGCTTCTACGGCTACCTGCGCACCAACGGCCAGAACCTGAAGGAGCTCGAGCTGCGCATAGCCCAGAGCGAGGTGCCGCTCGACATCGACCTCAAGGAGATCTTCTTCTGCTGTCCGAACCTGCGCACCTTCACGAAGGACGGCTCGAACGTGGTCTGGTCGGCGGGACCAGACCCCCCGGTACTCAAGCACCTGAGACGCGTGCAGGTCGGCAGGACCGTCAGCGCCCTCACCATCACCAAGATCCTCTCGCTCGCCCCGGAACTCACGGCTCTCCACGTGCACAGCTGCTTCGACCTGACGAACGAGCAGCTGGAGAAGCTGCTGACGGAGCCGGCGAAGCCCGTGAAATCCTACGGCCTGGGACTGAGGCGCTCCGAGGCGGTTGTCCAGCACAACAGCCTGGTGAGGAACCTCGAGTGCTTCTACATCTACGAGGCGAGCAAGGTCTCGGCTTCCACCGTCTTGAACATGTTCAAGAGCTGCGGCAAGCTCAGGAGGATCGGCAACCTCGCCAACTGGGGCCTCGACTGCGAGGGCGTACGCACTCTCAGGAACACCCTGGCCAAGGCCAACCTCGACGTCGACCTCTGCCCGGGCTCCCACTGGTTCTGGAGCGACTGCATCCAATAG
- the LOC100678674 gene encoding uncharacterized protein LOC100678674, producing MELHPANKLPWVLRPRRNKRVMRSVVQTSSKEVQTIERNADSSEMSFLGLPLDVQLEILKYLGPRDLLVLRKLSKGFEKLLRNRTIWKAYEIWMNDLSTAEVMEDLKRMPLLRSISIRNRVSCDLILRQISVSNKRVEHLVVIDCTGDGRVNLASGYLTRILERCLKLRSFRLKGVYFCGVKFYRLLGAAVPQLREFHVDNIRYNQLAAFVRQIESRTVVESADCPYSLKFETYLECARQTFRDGTLSLCTSFDFVVEKQDTLLSLYQGCVLCATLPSL from the exons ATGGAGCTCCATCCCGCGAATAAGTTGCCTTGGGTGCTGCGACCCCGTCGCAATAAACGCGTTATGAGATCTGTTGTCCAGACTTCGAGTAAAGAGGTCCAAACGATAGAACGGAACGCGGATAGCTCGGAGATGAGCTTCCTCGGTCTACCGCTGGACGTCCAGCTGGAGATCCTGAAATACCTGGGCCCTCGCGACCTGCTAGTTCTCCGGAAGCTCTCCAAAGGATTCGAGAAACTGCTGCGGAACCGGACGATCTGGAAGGCTTACGAG ATCTGGATGAACGACCTGAGCACGGCTGAGGTGATGGAGGACCTGAAGCGGATGCCGTTGCTGCGCTCGATCAGCATCCGGAACCGAGTCTCCTGCGACCTGATTCTCCGGCAGATCTCGGTGTCTAACAAGCGCGTGGAGCATCTCGTCGTGATCGACTGTACGGGCGACGGCAGGGTAAACCTGGCCTCGGGGTACCTCACGCGCATACTCGAGCGCTGCCTCAAGCTCCGGAGCTTTCGATTAAAAGGCGTCTACTTCTGCGGCGTCAAGTTTTACCGACTCCTCGGCGCGGCCGTACCTCAGCTGCGCGAGTTTCACGTCGACAACATCCGCTACAATCAGCTCGCCGCCTTCGTCCGACAGATCGAGAGCAGGACTGTCGTCGAGTCGGCTGATTGTCCTTACTCTCTCAA ATTCGAGACGTATCTCGAGTGCGCGAGGCAGACGTTCCGCGATGGCACGCTCAGCCTGTGCACCAGCTTCGACTTCGTCGTCGAGAAGCAGGACACGCTCCTGTCGCTGTATCAGGGCTGTGTACTGTGTGCAACGTTACCGTCTTTGTAA